The Arabidopsis thaliana chromosome 5, partial sequence genomic interval GAAAGCAAACACCACAGCTAAGAACTCTTTCTCTGTAGTTGCATAATTCCTTTGAGCATCATCAAGTGTCCTACTCTGTAGTTGCATAATTTCTTATCCTTCCTCTGTCCTAGAACAGTCCCAACTGCAAAATCACTTGCATCActgataacactgtattttactcattttaggtgtatgtttatcatcatttagctttgcatttgctcattatatcatatcattttgcaccattttagcttattttgcatacttaggcatctaggatcatcttgcattcgcattgcatgttttggtgtgttttcaggtgcaaaaGGAGTTTaaaaggactctactcgatccattcactcgatccaggcagctacagaAGAGGCATCATCCTACTCGatctctttactcgatccaggtagctacagaagaggcatcatcctactcgacctctttactcgatcctGGATGCTACAAAGGAGGTTGCAGTTTACTCgaccctcctactcgatcaaggcaaccTCAGATGAAGCAGCAAATTCAactactcgcccctcctactcgatccatttactcgaccaagggtgaccatcTCTACAAGACTCGGTaagctatcaaagcgtcttcggatcctcctcattccccactcaaccaaaCAATCTGAGCATACGGATAGGAGAGgatgaagcatctactcgaccaattgatcactcggagcatagacacaaaggcgcagactttgcagcatcctctttactcgatccccaaggtCGATtattcgcccaaaccgcctcaagtcttttgtcttctagttaatctagggtttccaacattttagtataaatagatcatttggggtttgtccaaaATAACCGATTTCTCCAGTGTTCTCAGGACGCGAAGAatgagattgagattgagcTAAGGCAGAGATCTTTACCCTACAACaccaatgaaaaaacaaaccgGCTGAATGCAATTTTTCCAGTTTAAATCTCACCTAGACATTTTATCGAACATCTAGAGTGCACAATGAGCTCATCTACAGAAAACTTCATAATCAAAATCCCAAGTCAAACTCGTTAACACTAAGCAACATCGATATAGAGAGATAGCTCTTAATCGATCCACAAACCCATATCGATCTAACTGACCACGAACTAACAAAGCAAAGAcgtagagagaaagaaacatagaaacaaaagattgagggaaaaaacaataagagaTACGGATAATAAGAAGAAGTCGAACCAAAGCTTCGATAATGACGTTCACTACAAAAGTAGACAACGACAACCTAATCTAAATCGCAGATtcaaaggagaaagagaggcaAAACCATCAAACCTTCTCCGACCGAATCCAACTTGCCTTCTACTTCTAGagattcaaaatccaaaatggTTGGGCAAGAGGGTGagcaaaatacaaaacaaaggaaGAGCAAAtgacttgaagaagaaagtagagtgaaaatttagatttagaGATGGACACGGGAAGAAATTGAGGGGTTGAAGGTGGATTGAGAGAGACGTAGCTTtagatttgggttttttctGTCTTATTCGGttttatgaataaattatGATGATTAAATTTTCAGATCTGAGATAGATTGCTCTTAAGTAAAATATTTCTTCTAATTATTGGCGGAATAAGGGATTTTAGCTTCCCGCTTAATGATTTTCTATCTTAACGTTGTTTTAGTGCTATTATATagtaatcaaattaaaaaactatcTTTCATAACAGTTACGAAAAATGATTATCCTCGTCTGCTATCAATGTGGATATTTCTGGTAGTTTATAATTAACTATACCAACAGATTAACTCTACCACACTATGACAGacttatttccatttttctgGCAATTAACTATGTTTTTCTGAGTAATTCTGCTGCCACTACAAATTACTCGACTTTATAAGTCAATTACATTTCTCTATCTTTTAACTTTGCCACCACGTTACAGTATATATTCTCTAATGCTATGTGAGTAAACGGAGAATCCTAATATGTCATGTAACTTGTTTATCAACTTAACTCTGCCACCACTATAAATAACTCAATCACACAACTCTACTGAATATATCTCTACCACGTAActcaattaatttattaactttACCATGTTTCATTAACCCTACCGTCACTACAGCGATAGACTTATGTTATGGTGTGCTTTTTCGCGGGCGAAATACAGTTTCTCTCACTGACATGACATCATCTTTTAAGGAAGATTtgcaaaaatatcatttttctaCTATCCTTTTGCTACAATACGCTTTTTTTGTTGACcatttttaaacatatatcttttcttgaacaaaaaaaaaacaaattacccATCATCTAATGATCAACAATTCGTACAACACATGACAGTAATAAACAGACTTTTATGTGTTGTTTGAGTAACtcacccaaaaaaatatcgtAGACCAAacaacttatttattttaatttaagtataatgatttgttttattttgaattgattttattaattattagagATGTGTTCTTTTTAGAGTCGTGTGACTCTCCCTTTGACTCTTTTAGAAAACaactaaatattataattatgaGTAATTAAAACGGGATGATTGTAAAATTCCCAAATTCtcaattaaaaacaatatttttttggttaatttttttcttttctagagTCTTCTCCGCAAATCTCGTTAATGGTTTTTAAACCGGTGACAGTAGCTGCTTAAAAATAATGTAAGGATGGTGTCGCTATTAATTCCGACAACTCTAGAATTTTGATATTCAAGCCGCATCAGCGACAATAATGTAAGAATTTCGATTTTgggaatctagggttttcgatTAAGAGACTTTTTAACGATATGCCTTAACTGACTTAATCAACACGAATTCGTGATCAAATCGAAAGTCAACATAAAATTGAGGATTGAAATCACTAAATCAAAACTTATGctttaaaccaataaaaactaATGATTTAGAtgacatttttaattttttccttttttttaaccatttttcaaaatctttaaattaaaaaacttctCTATCAATCTCCAGTTTTACcgaattgaaaaaaatacaatctATAAATTTCTTCTTAAACCAATTACCCATTTCAAGGGTCAGAGTTCCTAAACATGTTGGATCCATTTTGTTGCGAACATCTTTAAGATCCGATAAAAGACTTGTTTGAGAGAtctcaaggaagaagaagaagggggGAAGCAGATAACATGTCTGCGATTGTTTGCGGGAAGAGATCTCTGTTCGAGGACTTAGCCGCCGCTTCTCCTCCCGTCTCCAAGAAACTCCGTtgcttttcttcatcttcttcgtctcgtTTTTCTCCTCCGAttcctccttcttcctcacttCTTCTCGATCACCTCGCCGCGATTTTCCCCGATATGGATAAGCAGGTCCTTCATTTTTCCGatctccatcttttttttcctgtttcGATTCTGGATCAttttattgattgattgttCTTTGATTAGGTTTTTCGATTAGATTGAAATGAAATTATGCAATTGTGTTTATCAGTAATGAGCATATCGATAGATGTTTTTGGTGATTTATTGGACCTATTAGAGGAGCATATGTTTCTTCTGATTAGGCTTCTTTATGTCTATGGATGTCTGTGATGGTTTATTGGTGTTATAAAGTTGTTGACATTTGTGTGTGGTAGATTCTTGAGAGGGCAATCGAGGAATGTGGAGATGACCTTGATTCAGCCATTAGATGTTTGAATCAGCTTCGTTTAGAATCTGCCAATAAGAATTCTGATTCTGCTACAAACCAATCTCCTGTTGTAATCCAGGAACCAAATGTTGAACCTCAACAGCAAGGTAGTTTTGTGTCCTACTGATCTCTAAACAGTTTACTAGTTTCAGTGTATTCTGCATAAGTCGTAGACTCGCTCTACAAAGTTTTAATTATGAAACGGGTTTTGGTATTTGTAGGATCAGCCAAGGAGGAACCAAATGTCTTGAACTTGGATGGTACAGAGTGGGTTGAGCTTTTTGTTAGGGAAATGATGAATGCTTCTGACATGAAAGACGCCAAAGCCCGTGCTGCAAGAGCATTGGAAGCTTTGGAGAAGTCAATTAATGCACGTACTGGTACTGACGCAATGCAAAATCTCCAACAGGTGTCTCatctatctttctttgtttctttcttcactcTTTGTTGATAAGAAGTTTTGTTGCCAGAGATGTATATCTATCTATGAACATCCGATTTTTCAGGAAAACATGATGCTGAAGCAGCAATTAGAAGCTATTGTACAGGAAAACAGTTTACTGAAACGAGCGGTAGTGACACAGCAGAAGCGGCAAAGAGAATCGGAAGACCAAAGTCAGGAATTGCAGCATCTGAGGCAGCTAGTCACTCAATACCAGGAACAGTTGAGAACTTTAGAGGTCTGTATTAAATGTCTTCACCTTATCTTATAcaattttgttgtctttttgtCGATATGATTAGATCTAActtctaagttttgttttgattgctCCTTGCAGGTGAATAACTATGCTCTGACGCTTCATCTGAAACAAGCTCAGCAAAACAGTTCCATCCCGGGGCGGTACCATCCAGACGTCTTCTAATACTTTGTGAGGCCCTCGTATCATTTTGTTTCCAGTGTATTTTTCTCTGTTGGTTTGTgactatttatatatattcggGGAATCAAAACtgtgttcttttgttgttgttgttgttgttattgttgtatATATTCTCTTTCGAGTTCAATGATGGATTCCACAGATATAAGACTTATTTCAATCAGTTAACAAACAGCGAATAGAGTTTGTTATGTTGCTAGTAGCCTGGTAATACTAGCGTCAATGAGAGATGTTGACGCCGGTCGTTCATCATCGGCTGACTGTTTTTGTCTCGGCCATAGCCACTTTGCTCTGTTGGAGTCTGGCGGTCACAAGAACTTACGAACAGACCCATAAAGACTTGAGTATTGTTAGAAAACAATCACAACAGTTCttgaaacaaaactttgataTCGAACCGAATTGGTattgaattattttggttCATGGTCGGTTATTCTAGACTAGGTGTACCGATCGGCATATGATTTAGATGAGCTCggtttgaaaatttaatcGAACATATTGGTCTGTTATTCTATCCACGGAGAGGGTGATTTAGAAATCCCCACAGTTCAAACCATGCCTGCAATATTTACCCAACTTGAAATCTTTGAAATCGAACCGAACCGGTGTTTAGTTACTTTGGTTCATGGTCGGTTTTTCTAGGTGAACCGATAGGCATATGTTTTAAATGTGCTCggtttgaaaatttaatcGAACCAATTGGTTacccaatttatttttattatttgtccTAACCAAAATAAACCGGATAATTCCACAattgaagaatatatatagaaactcCTCTAAAATTGGTAAGCAAACCCAACCGATTCAAACATTAGTACAGATTAGAATTTGATCCGAAATATACGAGAACCGAATCAAAACCGAATATTATTCGGATAATTTCATTAGAAAACCGAAAAACTAATTGAACCAAACCGTTTGACCGTTGACCAGAAGACTCATGCATTGTTCAAGCACCACCACCAATATGGCAATAAGTATTAACGAAACTTTCGTTTAAAACCATGTGTTCATACTTTACTCTATTGAccaaaatttttttgtatattctaacatattttattatctaGGTTACATACAGaaataaaacactaaaacGAGGGGCAAAACAGTAAACCTAACCTAAATAAGGAAAATACACATTTATTTAGGCAGAGATAATATTAGCTTAGCTGGACAAACAGTGACGACGGCTGGGCTGttcaaaatcatttcttctctcttccgtcaaaattattattctctCGCAGTCGTCAAGAGCTTCTTCTACAACAATGCAGGTGAACAATAATATTACTCTGATTTTTGAGCTACAAAAGTTTCTGcttactaattttgttttctccgaATTCGATGTAGACGACGAGAAGTGTTCAAGTAAATAATGTCTCAGATCTAgccacagagagagagattcacgagtttttctccttctcaGGCGACATAGAACACATTGAAATCCAAAAGTaaacttcaaattttctcCTTCTATACTCTCTTCTATGTTTCATTTCAACTTTACCTTCAAATATTTGTACTTGCAGAGAATTTGGACAGTCTCGAATCGCATTTGTTACATTTACTGATCCCAAAGCCCTCGAAATTGCCTTGTTATTATCGGTATGTAATTTTCACCGACACTTTTTATGAATAAACATTCATGTATGTGTATGTGCATTTTTGCTTAGGAATGGTTTTAGAGAGTTTTGTCTTTAGTCTTTGTAACAAACACTTGAACTAGTTATGAGACTATTTGTGCACAACAGTAACAGAATCGACATCTTGCCTTGTAGGGTGCGACGATTGTGGACCAGATTGTTACAATAACACGAGCTGAAAACTATGTTCAGAGGCGTGAGACACaggttttgtgttgttttgaaACAGGTTTTTACTCAAGTCCGGTCTATTTGATGTCTTAGTTTCTGTTCATGTAGGAAGTAAGAATGTTGGACAACGCGATGCCTCTTGGTCTTCAAGAGAGTACTACACAGGTTAGGAGACGTGATTTTCATACAGAAACTTGTCTATGTGTGATATAGTATAGTATTAAACATGTTGCCTTGTGCAGACTAAAACGAACATGGATGGTAATAGTAGAGCATACGTTAGCAAAGCACAAGATGTGGTGGCAACGGTTTTGGCAAAAGGGTCTGCTCTTGGACAAGATGCAGTGAATAAAGCCAAGGCTTTCGACGAAAAGCACCAATTAAGAGCCAATGCTTCTGCTAAAGTTTCATCTTTTGACAAGCGAGTTGGTCTTACTGAGAAGTTATCTGTTGGTATTTCTGCTGTTAATGAGAAAGTTAAATCTGTTGATCAAAAGCTTCAAGTCTCCGATAAAACTATGGCAGCAATATTTGCAGCCGAGAGGAAGTTAAACGACACGGGTTCAGCTGTCAAATCAAGCAGGTATAAATCCTTAGACATCCTTCTTGGTAATAGATATGGCAGGAATCAACTTTGTCCATCTTTAACTACTTTTCTACCCTGACtttatgaatttgtttctttgtttgtgattATGCTTCCAAATAGGTACGTGACTGCTGGAGCTGCTTGGTTTAGTGGCGCTTTTAGTAAAGTGGCGAGAGTAGGTCAGGTTGCTGGctcaaaaaccaaagagaagTTCAATCTAGCCGTCTCAAATATGAGTTCCAAGGTTAGTCATCAAACCAAATCTATATTTCTGGACGcaacatttgttttggttaggTGGCGacaatatgttatttttttaaccaaaactgACTTAGTACTAAAACTAGTAATGGTTTTGAGTTTCAATGATTCTTAATGATGATTATAATTTGATGTAGTTACCTACTTCTTTATGGCTAAACTGATTAAACTGGCTTACGCAGGATACACCGATTGCTGTATAATAAAGAGCTTGGAATCAAGTAAGCGTTGAAGTCAGGATCAACGAAAGTTGCTATACTAGCCTTgtgtaaacaacatttttgtgATATAGCTTATCCTCATTCTTTTAGTGTTTCCTCATATTCTGTGTGTGCTGCATTGTCCTCAAATCTACTTCATGTTTCTCATTAGTGCAAGTGTTTTTTGATTTCCTAGTTTCCTACTTAAGGCATGGTCGTTGTTTGTATTGTGCTGCATCGAAGGACACTATAACTGCATTGAAGGTCTATTGGTTCTACTCGAATATTAGTTTCCCTTACTATAGCTTATAATTTAAAACTGGTTGATAGTACATAGTCACGGATATCATTTTGTCTGTCTACAAGAAAGTTACAGAAAACCAGTTACACAAAACTATAATATAGGTTCCAAAAAGCAATATGTTTATATGAATCTTGTAATGCTCTTCTAAATCCTGGTCTGATTCATGTGCCTCAACCCATTATTTTCACTTCTTGTCCCATGCTACTCCGTCTTGGTCAAACCGAGTCATCGAAAGATGctgaagaaaacaacacaGAGCAACTCTAAAATACTTGACTACAATTTCTAGAACTGGAACAAAATTGGACGTAGTTAGCATCACAAAcctgtttttctttggtgaATATTCTCCTCTAGAGAAGTCATGAGCAGCACAGGGGCAGTTCTGTTTCTGACCAGCTTGAGTAAGAAGGTACATCCAGGTTTTTGACCGTTCGCCTCGCAGAAACTTTTCCAGCCGCGTGTGATTCTAAACCTACCGGAGTACTTGCTGTATTTTAAACTTAATATCCATGTTCTTCCCTCTTTGTTCATCAAAACTATCTCGTGAATTTTTTTGTCCAGTAAGTTTGATCTTGAAAGCCTTATTGGAAGATGCTGCAACAACAAATAATCAGACAGATACTTCTATTTATCAATGAAATGCAAAAGCCATTATATaagaatagaagaaaagtGAAGTGCTAACCAGTATATCTTCACTTAGATTAGAAACTGTGACAGATACCACAAAGCTAGAATTATCTGACAAAGACAATGATTCCaggttcttctcttctttcgcAGACTCATATTCTACTTCTTGCTTAATCTTCTTAGAGTTCTTCGCTGGAATAGAAAAGGTTCCCTCATAAACATTGCATTCCTAACTACATATAAAAAGCAAGGGTGTGTTGAACTTACCAATGCTGTTCTCATATCTCTCCAAAGGAAAAATCCGGAGTACGGGTGTTTTTCCATTTTGGACCAATATGAGCCTCAAGAAACAACCAGTTTTATGCTCATTCCTGCAGCAGAAAGCTTTCCAGCCTCGCCTGACAGTAAACCGATCATCTGATATACTGTAGCTCAAGTCTAGTATCGATGACCTACCTTTTTGATCCATAAAAATAATCTTCTTGCACAGTTTACTCAGACCACTTGAGGTGGTTAAACCTTTTGGAAGATGCTGCAAAGAAAATGTCTCAAGTTGATAACATTCATGACTATTAACTAAGAAATTCAGTTAAATAGGAGTTATAATAGTTTAAGAACTTCTCACAAATGAATCATGTCGTTGGTTTGAAGCTGTGACAGGGACCACAAAATTAGTGTCTTGTGATGTAGAACACAAATTTTTGGGATCTTTCTGCAGTAATCTATCTCTTTTAAGCTTTCCTGATTCCACATTCGTCTCTTCTTTCACAGACTCCTCATGCTCTACTTCTTGCTTAACCTTCTTTGAGTGTTTTTCTGGTATAGAAACCGTTCCTTACAAGCATTGCAGTACTAACTACATATAAAAGTAAGAGAGTGCTGAACTTACCAATGTTGTCCTCATCCCTCTCCAAAGGAAAAATCCGGAGCACGGGTGTTTTTCCTTTTCGGACCAATATGATTCTCAAGAAACAACCAGTTCTATAACCATTCCTGCAGCAGAAAGCTCTCCAACCTCGGCTAACACAAAACCGATTACTTGATTTATTGTAACGCAGTTTTAGCGTCGATGGCCTGTCTTTTTCATCTATTAGAATTATCTCATTGCACAGTTTACTCGAACCACTTGATGTGGTAAAACCTCTTGGAAGATACTGCAAAGAAAATTTCCAAAGTTGACAGCAATACTAATTTCATTCCATAAATATAATTCTAAAGAAGTTATAGAATGAAGGACTTATTACAAATGAATCAACTCGTTGGTTTGAGGCTGTAACAGGGACCACAAAATCAGTGTCCACTGATGAACACTCATTTTTTCCGTTTTTCTTCACCGTTCTAGATCTTGTAACCTTTCCTGAATCAGAAGCAGACCCACAAGTAAACATCAACAGTTTCCTCTTTTCGTATTTAACTTGAAAGTACTGTAAAGAACTTAACTTACCCGTCGTGTCTTTGACATCTTTCTCGTCTCTCTGTGAGTAAAGTATCTCACAAAAACTCAGTCCAAAAGGTGTGACATGAAACAAGAGATTTCCTTCGTGTCTGAAAACAAGAATGTCGTCGACCTGAAGATTGTGAGCCACCGCAAATTCTTCCCACCCTTTGGTCATTCTTCGGCCGTCTATCTTTATTTTCCAAGTGATCTCCGTGGCGTCTGATCTCAGTTCTGCAGCGTTTCCCTCTTGTCTTCCCTCTAAGTAGTTCGAGTAAAAAGCTTTAGGAATAACctgcaaacaaagaaaaacagagtaagaaaaacgttaaaagaaaatctaacaacatgcagagagaaagagagagagagagagattacaATATAGGTTTCGAAGCCTGGAAGCATAGGCTTGATGAAGTGTGGCTTGGCCGAAGAAGAGAACATTGCATCAGTCATTGATGAACAAAATGTAACCCTAACTATCTCAAACACTCTTCAGATTTCAGAGAACATATATGGgagaaaaagaacacaaagCTTGTCGGGGTCTTTTCGGTTTCCCCCCTTGTTGTTCTGGTCTGGTCTTCTTCTCTATTCCACGTTTCAGTTCTCGATTCGTCATCacttcaatttatttatctatatttttatatatcaagcTAGTGTAATTagaaggatttttttttccaaaagacAGATAACTTTAAAGTTCATGCATCCATTAATCAGATCCTAATTTATATTGgaaaatgatgaaataaaaagttatttaaGATGGTTTAAATTCACTCAAATTAAATCCTCCACCACAACAGACTATACATTATAAGACCTAATTTTCTTATAGTTATGAAATTCATATGAGTTTTCGAGGAATTCAAGTTTGAAAGGTTTAGAGTTGGAGAATCAATGGAAGATGCATTACGTTTATGAAATTAGGAAAGGATCAGTGCTTCAAGAGTTCTGTCATTGCGAAGGATGGCCATTGTGGGTAATCGTAATCGCGGAACAATAACACGATTTTGTGGTTTAACTCGGTTTATTGACCAGTTCAGTTGGAGGGTATTTTTACGGATGAATCTGAAAGCGTATTTTTACGGATGAATCTGAAAATATATGAAGTTTTATTGAGAAAAATGTTAATTGAtggttttttaagaaaaaaaaaaagtaagggGTTGGGAGGGGGAAGGGATGTTAAGTTTTGTAAATAGTTTATGTTGGAAAATTCAAGTAAGCCAAGTTAAGAGAATGGCATCTCTTTTCAGCCAAATTTCTTCCACTTTCTTCCATAACTGAGCTTATCAGATGGACAAGAATAAAAGCAAATATCAATATCCCAACTTTTAAGCCATGTCCATAGAAACACATGCTTATGTATAAGAGGCTCTTCACAGATGTTGAATCCAAGTATAAAGTGACATCTCGGCGTTACAATTTTCTGTCGAAAGCCACATCATGAGATCATCGCAAAAGAGCAGCAACAGAAGCTCATTAAAATGAAATGCTAGACGAGACGAACCAAAGGTCATCATCGCCATTGGTACTCACACTTACTGAAATTTGTGTGGCTCTTGATAAAAATGGCCACTCGGCAGTATATACACCAATCTCTTCATATATTGTTCTACCGATTTACTCCCATCCAAGAGCGAATGAATGAATTTCGGCCCAGCTTGAAACTGTGTAAAGTGTGCCAGAGAGTCCTTTCcatgctgatgatgatgattcttcagtgtgttgtttctgtttctggaCGATTCCAGAAAACAAAGGCACAAATGAGACCCCAAAATGGCTTCCAACTCTCCTGAGACTCGAGCTAGAGCTAACCACTATTCCTATATCTGCTTCGAGGAGACACAGCAAGTCACCTACCGAATCTCCAATATACACACTCAAGAAACTTTTCTTATTGTTCTCattctttctgttttgtagGATACTTTTGAACTGTTGAGCTTTGTTAATTGGGGATTCCACCTTTCTTTCGATCTCACCAGTCGAGATGGATTCCTCAAATGTGAATTCATTTGCATGTACTTCCACTGCATCTACTCCGCCTGTAAAGAGGAGATTGTGTTTAGCACAGTTTCTTAATTCTAGGGACTGAATTGTCTGAAAAATCACAAAGTTAAGGATTTTGGCACATACCTGCAGAAAAGGCTGCCCTGATGAGGTCACCACACCAACAATAGGAAAGCACATGAAGTTCTGCATTCAGATTCTCAGTCTTTAAAATTTTCTGGAAGACATTGATGCATCCATCTTGAAGGATTAACCTTTCCCCAGCGCGCTTAATGTCTTCAAGATTCAGGCCTTTGAGTACACCAGACTCAATCACTCGATTATTTGCCTCTTTCTCAAAATCTGAAAGCTGCTCTAGTGCTTTACATAAACCTTCATAGTCAAACTTGTCCGctgcaaaatattggaagaACAAATTTACCACATTGAGAGAAAAACAGACAAAAAGACCCAGCCACTCTATAAAAGGCCAAGTAGATTAGTATAGTCGTTAAAACTGTGTCCACTAAAAGTAAACAAGTCTGacctttctttttattcagAATACTCTCTATGCATTCTTCATAATGCTCTGTGTATTGTTTAGAAAGTAGATTCCAGGTGTTCTTAAGGTCAGATGAGAGCATCCGATGAATTTGTTGTCCAGATCGACTTTGTTCATCTTTTGGGGCAGTTACAATTGCTATTTCCGCTAAAATAGCAGAAGAATCCACAACGGTGCAAGTCAgatcaaaatcagaaaagaTCACCAGATCATCTTTTGAGTGGTTCTTGAGCAGTGGAACTATGGTAGGCTGGGCAAGTGGCTGGGCATGGAAGAACTCTACTTCAAGTTTCATAGCCTGTTGATACAATTTTTCAATTATGTCCAATTCTTCACCAGTCATAGAGACACTAAGCTTCTCAAGCAAGTCTTCAGTTTGCTTGGCTGATGCCTATATTAAAGGAAAACAGACCATTCATTATAAAAGATGCATCATCTCACACATCATGCTAGAAACTCTCAAAAGTTAACAGAATTACGCAAAAACATACCTGGAAAGCATCACTAGAATAATTATCGATCCATTTCTTGTAGGGATGGTTCACATCACTCAGATCAAGAAGTGATCCAAACTCCTTACCGAGAAAGGCATACAACCGCATGCAAGGTGTCACAGCACCAAGCGTGTAGGCagcaacttttgttttttcaaatggAGTATCAAGCATGCCGGGAGCTTTGCATCCTTCTACTTTTCCGGATGCTgtagctaacaagaactcaGTGTATCTCAAAGTTGCTGAGTTAACACTTACTTCTTTGTTGATGTCTAAATCCCAATCCTGCGAGGATCAGACAAACGTACTACTGAGAAAATACCATTTGATAGGAAAATCATAGTAATGATGTCATTGAATAAATATAAAGCTGATGACAGAAGATTTGAGAATAATTTTTAAGAATTGAGAAGCTAACTAGCACTAACATACAATTAATATTCAGTATCCAGGATGAGGAAGCCGCATGTACAAGCCATAGCTTTAATCAATATCCAAGTATGAAACTTTCTCACTATACTCCCCAAGTTCTGATGTAAAATAAAGTGATACTTTTACTAATTGCACTTGGAAATGAGAACCAAAAGGCATAGTAACAGTTTGACTCAAATTTTTGCTGTTGGATAAGCATTATTTAAAACACTTAGCCTCTAAGTTAGATACATGAAGTTAGTTCCATCTTAGGGACTCATGTTAACTGTGAAAGTTAATTCCATCTTAGGGACTCATGTTAACTGTGATGTTCTACTTCCAGTTAATATGAAATACATGAGCATGTAAAACAGGGAAGACCTTAATATTTTACCTGTACAAATGAGTCGTGCATTTTCAATTCTTCCATCACGCTTTTCCTCAAATCAGAAATTGCCAATttatcatcatcgtcatcagcACAATCTGCGGCCAGTTCATACCTAAAATCGCAGAAGCACAATGTTTATAAAGAAAACCAG includes:
- a CDS encoding Ubiquitin system component Cue protein (Ubiquitin system component Cue protein; LOCATED IN: chloroplast; EXPRESSED IN: 24 plant structures; EXPRESSED DURING: 15 growth stages; CONTAINS InterPro DOMAIN/s: Ubiquitin system component Cue (InterPro:IPR003892); BEST Arabidopsis thaliana protein match is: unknown protein (TAIR:AT1G80040.1); Has 30201 Blast hits to 17322 proteins in 780 species: Archae - 12; Bacteria - 1396; Metazoa - 17338; Fungi - 3422; Plants - 5037; Viruses - 0; Other Eukaryotes - 2996 (source: NCBI BLink).), with amino-acid sequence MSAIVCGKRSLFEDLAAASPPVSKKLRCFSSSSSSRFSPPIPPSSSLLLDHLAAIFPDMDKQILERAIEECGDDLDSAIRCLNQLRLESANKNSDSATNQSPVVIQEPNVEPQQQGSAKEEPNVLNLDGTEWVELFVREMMNASDMKDAKARAARALEALEKSINARTGTDAMQNLQQENMMLKQQLEAIVQENSLLKRAVVTQQKRQRESEDQSQELQHLRQLVTQYQEQLRTLEVNNYALTLHLKQAQQNSSIPGRYHPDVF
- a CDS encoding Ubiquitin system component Cue protein (Ubiquitin system component Cue protein; LOCATED IN: chloroplast; EXPRESSED IN: 24 plant structures; EXPRESSED DURING: 15 growth stages; CONTAINS InterPro DOMAIN/s: Ubiquitin system component Cue (InterPro:IPR003892); BEST Arabidopsis thaliana protein match is: unknown protein (TAIR:AT1G80040.2); Has 30201 Blast hits to 17322 proteins in 780 species: Archae - 12; Bacteria - 1396; Metazoa - 17338; Fungi - 3422; Plants - 5037; Viruses - 0; Other Eukaryotes - 2996 (source: NCBI BLink).), with the translated sequence MSAIVCGKRSLFEDLAAASPPVSKKLRCFSSSSSSRFSPPIPPSSSLLLDHLAAIFPDMDKQILERAIEECGDDLDSAIRCLNQLRLESANKNSDSATNQSPVVIQEPNVEPQQQGSAKEEPNVLNLDGTEWVELFVREMMNASDMKDAKARAARALEALEKSINARTGTDAMQNLQQKLLYRKTVY
- a CDS encoding Ubiquitin system component Cue protein (Ubiquitin system component Cue protein; LOCATED IN: chloroplast; EXPRESSED IN: 24 plant structures; EXPRESSED DURING: 15 growth stages; CONTAINS InterPro DOMAIN/s: Ubiquitin system component Cue (InterPro:IPR003892); BEST Arabidopsis thaliana protein match is: unknown protein (TAIR:AT1G80040.1).) encodes the protein MSAIVCGKRSLFEDLAAASPPVSKKLRCFSSSSSSRFSPPIPPSSSLLLDHLAAIFPDMDKQILERAIEECGDDLDSAIRCLNQLRLESANKNSDSATNQSPVVIQEPNVEPQQQGRSAKEEPNVLNLDGTEWVELFVREMMNASDMKDAKARAARALEALEKSINARTGTDAMQNLQQENMMLKQQLEAIVQENSLLKRAVVTQQKRQRESEDQSQELQHLRQLVTQYQEQLRTLEVNNYALTLHLKQAQQNSSIPGRYHPDVF